AGTGCGGCCACGGCCGCGCAAGACAGCACACCGAGCAGGGGCGTGGCCGCCCCGGCGCCACAGAACGCGGCGGTTGCGACGATGCCCCATGCAAATGGCGGCGGTGCTGCGAGCAGGCGTGAAGACACGTGGGGGCGGTGCGATGAATGGTGACCTGCGAGTGTAGCAGGCAGGCCCCGCTACAGGGAAGTCACCGGCATGCACAGCTCCGCCTCGAACACGCCCGTCGCCGGGTCATACATCGCATCGGGCGGGTAGTGCTCGACGAAGGGGCGCGCGTCGAGCTGCAGGCCGCTGGCTGGCAGCCAGTCGCGCGTCAAGGCCAGCCAGGCACCGGGGACCTCTTCGACGGGACCGCGGAACTTGTGCACGGCATAGCGGCCGCCCGGAATCACGGTATGCATCGGATTCCCCGACAGCATCCGGTCGGGTGGAACTTCGACCGCCGCGTCATAGCGGCATTGTTCCGGCGCCGTGACGGTCGGGTCGTCCAGGCAGATGCCATAGCGCGGCAGACCCAGCAGGTTATTGGTCGCCATCCACGGGTACACGGTCTCGCCCCAGAAGCGGCCCAGTTCCGGGCCGTACGGGCCGGTCTTGCGCAGGTAAGCGACGGAGACGGGATTTCTTTCGACGATGCTTGCCTCGATCATGATGGACTCCTTGCTGTGGTTGGAAGGCTCATCGTGCCCGGAGGCGTCGTGGGATGCCTGACCGGGCTTGCGGTCCGCCTGACCGATCTTGCTGTCTTGCTGCGCGCGGCGCCAGGCCGTGGGCGCGACGCCGAACCGCAGCTTGAATGCCCGGGTGAATGCCTCGGCCGAACCGAAGCCGGCAGCCAGTGCCGCCTGCAGCACGCTCACGTCGGGCTGGCTCGCCAGGCGCGAGGCGGCCGTTTCCACGCGTCGTCGCCGCACGTAATCGGCGACCGTCTCCCC
This is a stretch of genomic DNA from Pseudoduganella chitinolytica. It encodes these proteins:
- a CDS encoding AraC family transcriptional regulator — its product is MHQPHRHEFDRRMHRVLEHIDRHLDRQIGLAELADVAHFSTFHFHRMFSAWMGETVADYVRRRRVETAASRLASQPDVSVLQAALAAGFGSAEAFTRAFKLRFGVAPTAWRRAQQDSKIGQADRKPGQASHDASGHDEPSNHSKESIMIEASIVERNPVSVAYLRKTGPYGPELGRFWGETVYPWMATNNLLGLPRYGICLDDPTVTAPEQCRYDAAVEVPPDRMLSGNPMHTVIPGGRYAVHKFRGPVEEVPGAWLALTRDWLPASGLQLDARPFVEHYPPDAMYDPATGVFEAELCMPVTSL